The following are from one region of the Vicugna pacos chromosome 9, VicPac4, whole genome shotgun sequence genome:
- the FXYD5 gene encoding FXYD domain-containing ion transport regulator 5 isoform X4 yields the protein MLPTSRLCLLIGGLILLTRGQTLQEATSIPQADPTSENFHALTSAPALGTFHPELQPTPPISTLQADVEATPDQMQTQTPQPTEMDVLPTTGLGTDKSSTQGSTPAKTRPPNKDIRRDPAFRPTGSSEEDPFSYDEDTLRKRGLLVAAVLFITGIVILTSGKCRQLPRLCRNSDRTYRVVSKAQPEREGMDGA from the exons ATGTTGCCCACGAGTCGCCTGTGTCTCCTCATCGGTGGTCTGATTCTCCTCACCAGAG GACAGACATTACAAGAGGCCACATCCATTCCTCAAGCAGACCCAACTTCTGAGAACTTTCATGCCTTGACTTCAGCCCCAG CTCTAGGCACGTTCCACCCAGAACTTCAGCCCACCCCTCCAATTTCAACTCTGCAGGCTGATG TCGAAGCAACACCAGACCAGATGCAGACCCAGACTCCGCAACCGACAGAAATGGATGTGCTTCCAACAACAGGCCTGGGGACGGACAAGAGCAGCACGCAAG GCTCCACGCCTGCCAAGACACGACCCCCAAACAAAGATATCAGAAGGGACCCTGCCTTCAGGCCGACTG GTTCGAGTGAGGAAGACCCCTTCTCCTATG ACGAGGACACTCTCCGGAAACGGGGACTGTTGGTGGCAGCAGTGCTCTTCATCACAGGCATCGTCATCCTCACCA GTGGCAAGTGTAGGCAGTTGCCCCGATTATGCCGGAATTCTGACAG AACCTACAGAGTAGTCAGTAAAGCCCAGCCCGAGAGGGAAGGCATGGATGGAGCCTGA
- the FXYD5 gene encoding FXYD domain-containing ion transport regulator 5 isoform X1, with protein MTEPVSVPARQRSPGHTLRLDAASAAALSATGCRLGTPSSDMLPTSRLCLLIGGLILLTRGQTLQEATSIPQADPTSENFHALTSAPALGTFHPELQPTPPISTLQADVEATPDQMQTQTPQPTEMDVLPTTGLGTDKSSTQGSTPAKTRPPNKDIRRDPAFRPTGSSEEDPFSYDEDTLRKRGLLVAAVLFITGIVILTSGKCRQLPRLCRNSDRTYRVVSKAQPEREGMDGA; from the exons ATGACTGAGCCCGTCTCGGTCCCCGCCCGCCAGCGCTCCCCTGGCCACACCCTCCGCCTGGACGCAGCTAGCGCCGCTGCCCTCTCCGCAACAGGCTGCCGGCTCGGGACCCCCAGCTCTGAC ATGTTGCCCACGAGTCGCCTGTGTCTCCTCATCGGTGGTCTGATTCTCCTCACCAGAG GACAGACATTACAAGAGGCCACATCCATTCCTCAAGCAGACCCAACTTCTGAGAACTTTCATGCCTTGACTTCAGCCCCAG CTCTAGGCACGTTCCACCCAGAACTTCAGCCCACCCCTCCAATTTCAACTCTGCAGGCTGATG TCGAAGCAACACCAGACCAGATGCAGACCCAGACTCCGCAACCGACAGAAATGGATGTGCTTCCAACAACAGGCCTGGGGACGGACAAGAGCAGCACGCAAG GCTCCACGCCTGCCAAGACACGACCCCCAAACAAAGATATCAGAAGGGACCCTGCCTTCAGGCCGACTG GTTCGAGTGAGGAAGACCCCTTCTCCTATG ACGAGGACACTCTCCGGAAACGGGGACTGTTGGTGGCAGCAGTGCTCTTCATCACAGGCATCGTCATCCTCACCA GTGGCAAGTGTAGGCAGTTGCCCCGATTATGCCGGAATTCTGACAG AACCTACAGAGTAGTCAGTAAAGCCCAGCCCGAGAGGGAAGGCATGGATGGAGCCTGA
- the FXYD5 gene encoding FXYD domain-containing ion transport regulator 5 isoform X2, whose protein sequence is MTEPVSVPARQRSPGHTLRLDAASAAALSATGCRLGTPSSDMLPTSRLCLLIGGLILLTRGQTLQEATSIPQADPTSENFHALTSAPGTFHPELQPTPPISTLQADVEATPDQMQTQTPQPTEMDVLPTTGLGTDKSSTQGSTPAKTRPPNKDIRRDPAFRPTGSSEEDPFSYDEDTLRKRGLLVAAVLFITGIVILTSGKCRQLPRLCRNSDRTYRVVSKAQPEREGMDGA, encoded by the exons ATGACTGAGCCCGTCTCGGTCCCCGCCCGCCAGCGCTCCCCTGGCCACACCCTCCGCCTGGACGCAGCTAGCGCCGCTGCCCTCTCCGCAACAGGCTGCCGGCTCGGGACCCCCAGCTCTGAC ATGTTGCCCACGAGTCGCCTGTGTCTCCTCATCGGTGGTCTGATTCTCCTCACCAGAG GACAGACATTACAAGAGGCCACATCCATTCCTCAAGCAGACCCAACTTCTGAGAACTTTCATGCCTTGACTTCAGCCCCAG GCACGTTCCACCCAGAACTTCAGCCCACCCCTCCAATTTCAACTCTGCAGGCTGATG TCGAAGCAACACCAGACCAGATGCAGACCCAGACTCCGCAACCGACAGAAATGGATGTGCTTCCAACAACAGGCCTGGGGACGGACAAGAGCAGCACGCAAG GCTCCACGCCTGCCAAGACACGACCCCCAAACAAAGATATCAGAAGGGACCCTGCCTTCAGGCCGACTG GTTCGAGTGAGGAAGACCCCTTCTCCTATG ACGAGGACACTCTCCGGAAACGGGGACTGTTGGTGGCAGCAGTGCTCTTCATCACAGGCATCGTCATCCTCACCA GTGGCAAGTGTAGGCAGTTGCCCCGATTATGCCGGAATTCTGACAG AACCTACAGAGTAGTCAGTAAAGCCCAGCCCGAGAGGGAAGGCATGGATGGAGCCTGA
- the FXYD5 gene encoding FXYD domain-containing ion transport regulator 5 isoform X3, which yields MTEPVSVPARQRSPGHTLRLDAASAAALSATGCRLGTPSSDMLPTSRLCLLIGGLILLTRGQTLQEATSIPQADPTSENFHALTSAPALGTFHPELQPTPPISTLQADVEATPDQMQTQTPQPTEMDVLPTTGLGTDKSSTQGSTPAKTRPPNKDIRRDPAFRPTGSSEEDPFSYDEDTLRKRGLLVAAVLFITGIVILTSGKCRQLPRLCRNSDR from the exons ATGACTGAGCCCGTCTCGGTCCCCGCCCGCCAGCGCTCCCCTGGCCACACCCTCCGCCTGGACGCAGCTAGCGCCGCTGCCCTCTCCGCAACAGGCTGCCGGCTCGGGACCCCCAGCTCTGAC ATGTTGCCCACGAGTCGCCTGTGTCTCCTCATCGGTGGTCTGATTCTCCTCACCAGAG GACAGACATTACAAGAGGCCACATCCATTCCTCAAGCAGACCCAACTTCTGAGAACTTTCATGCCTTGACTTCAGCCCCAG CTCTAGGCACGTTCCACCCAGAACTTCAGCCCACCCCTCCAATTTCAACTCTGCAGGCTGATG TCGAAGCAACACCAGACCAGATGCAGACCCAGACTCCGCAACCGACAGAAATGGATGTGCTTCCAACAACAGGCCTGGGGACGGACAAGAGCAGCACGCAAG GCTCCACGCCTGCCAAGACACGACCCCCAAACAAAGATATCAGAAGGGACCCTGCCTTCAGGCCGACTG GTTCGAGTGAGGAAGACCCCTTCTCCTATG ACGAGGACACTCTCCGGAAACGGGGACTGTTGGTGGCAGCAGTGCTCTTCATCACAGGCATCGTCATCCTCACCA GTGGCAAGTGTAGGCAGTTGCCCCGATTATGCCGGAATTCTGACAGGTGA